Proteins encoded by one window of Candidatus Ancaeobacter aquaticus:
- a CDS encoding 4Fe-4S binding protein, producing MPLFSMTKTTLKSLFKKPVTRKYPFGPLRTQYKNTRGTLCIDVSQCIFCGICEKKCPTQAISVIKEEKMWKINRLRCIICGSCVEHCPKKCLHLDNTYTKPGTGKMEDTYHHA from the coding sequence ATGCCACTTTTTAGCATGACAAAAACAACTTTGAAAAGTTTATTCAAAAAACCCGTAACAAGAAAATATCCTTTTGGCCCGCTTCGCACGCAATATAAAAATACGCGCGGAACACTCTGTATTGATGTTTCGCAATGTATTTTTTGTGGAATATGCGAAAAAAAATGCCCTACGCAGGCAATTTCGGTAATAAAAGAAGAAAAAATGTGGAAAATTAACAGGCTTCGTTGTATTATTTGTGGAAGTTGTGTTGAGCATTGTCCGAAAAAATGTCTTCACCTGGACAATACATACACTAAACCTGGAACAGGTAAGATGGAGGATACATACCACCATGCATGA